The following coding sequences are from one Musa acuminata AAA Group cultivar baxijiao chromosome BXJ2-4, Cavendish_Baxijiao_AAA, whole genome shotgun sequence window:
- the LOC103982443 gene encoding 36.4 kDa proline-rich protein-like, with the protein MATKALLRFLFVAAVLGSTASACGTCTHPTFPRPPSSKRPPKHLPPYINPPVVGPPAEGGGAPPGTSPPATCSLDILKLGLCLDVLGGLVHVGLGKPAENVCCPVLQGLLELEAATCLCTAIKLRLLDLDIYIPLALQVLITCGKDPAPGFLCPLS; encoded by the coding sequence ATGGCCACCAAAGCTCTTTTACGATTCCTCTTCGTCGCCGCCGTCCTCGGTTCGACCGCATCGGCCTGCGGCACCTGCACTCACCCGACGTTCCCTCGCCCACCCTCCTCCAAGAGACCACCGAAGCACCTGCCACCCTACATCAACCCTCCCGTGGTCGGGCCGCCAGCCGAAGGCGGCGGTGCTCCTCCGGGAACTTCGCCGCCAGCCACGTGCTCGCTGGATATTCTGAAGCTGGGCCTGTGTCTCGACGTGCTGGGGGGGCTGGTGCACGTCGGCCTCGGCAAGCCGGCGGAGAACGTGTGCTGCCCTGTGTTGCAGGGCCTGCTGGAGCTGGAGGCGGCGACGTGTCTTTGCACCGCCATCAAACTGAGGCTGCTCGACCTCGATATCTACATCCCCTTGGCGCTGCAGGTGCTCATCACCTGTGGCAAGGATCCAGCTCCCGGGTTCCTCTGCCCTCTTAGCTAG
- the LOC103982442 gene encoding NADPH-dependent aldehyde reductase 1, chloroplastic-like isoform X1, with translation MASGGQHFPPQTQERQPGKEHIMEPTPQPISDEYKPANKLQGKVALVTGGDSGIGRAVCYCFAQEGATVAFTYVKSQEFKDANDTLQMLRQIKKHDAKDPIAIPADLGYEENCRKVVEEVVNAYGRIDILVNNAAEQHERSCITDITEEQLEKVFRTNIFSYMHVSKFVVKQMKAGGCIINTTSVNAYKGHKTLLDYTSTKGAIVAFTRALALQLADKGIRVNGVAPGPVWTPLIPASFPEEAVANFGKEVPMGRAGQPYEIAPSYVFLASTPDSSYITGQVIHPNGTYSLPSPSISLFELDYLVVL, from the exons ATGGCCTCAGGAGGTCAGCACTTCCCTCCTCAGACCCAAGAGCGCCAACCCGGCAAGGAGCATATCATGGAACCCACGCCTCAGCCCATCAGTGACGAATATAAGCCCGCAAACAAGCTtcag GGGAAGGTAGCGCTTGTCACCGGAGGCGACTCTGGCATCGGGCGGGCGGTGTGCTACTGCTTCGCACAGGAGGGCGCGACCGTGGCGTTCACATATGTCAAGTCTCAGGAATTCAAAGATGCAAATGACACCCTCCAGATGCTGAGGCAGATCAAGAAGCACGACGCCAAGGATCCCATTGCGATCCCAGCCGACCTCGGGTACGAGGAGAACTGCAGGAAGGTCGTCGAGGAAGTGGTCAACGCGTATGGGCGTATCGACATCTTGGTCAACAATGCGGCCGAGCAGCACGAGCGGTCCTGCATCACTGACATCACCGAGGAGCAGCTCGAGAAGGTCTTCAGGACGAACATCTTCTCTTATATGCACGTTTCCAA GTTTGTGGTGAAGCAAATGAAGGCAGGAGGCTGCATCATCAACACGACGTCCGTCAACGCCTACAAGGGCCATAAAACGCTGCTGGACTACACGTCGACGAAGGGGGCGATCGTCGCCTTCACCAGGGCGCTGGCGCTGCAACTGGCGGACAAGGGGATTCGCGTGAACGGGGTGGCACCGGGGCCGGTGTGGACGCCGCTGATACCGGCTTCCTTCCCGGAGGAGGCGGTGGCCAACTTTGGGAAGGAGGTGCCGATGGGCAGAGCCGGGCAACCCTACGAGATTGCGCCGTCCTACGTCTTCCTTGCATCGACGCCAGACTCATCTTACATCACTGGGCAAGTCATCCATCCTAACGGTACGTACAGTCTTCCCTCGCCATCGATCTCACTCTTTGAGCTCGATTACTTGGTGGTTCTTTGA
- the LOC103982442 gene encoding glucose and ribitol dehydrogenase-like isoform X2: MASGGQHFPPQTQERQPGKEHIMEPTPQPISDEYKPANKLQGKVALVTGGDSGIGRAVCYCFAQEGATVAFTYVKSQEFKDANDTLQMLRQIKKHDAKDPIAIPADLGYEENCRKVVEEVVNAYGRIDILVNNAAEQHERSCITDITEEQLEKVFRTNIFSYMHVSKFVVKQMKAGGCIINTTSVNAYKGHKTLLDYTSTKGAIVAFTRALALQLADKGIRVNGVAPGPVWTPLIPASFPEEAVANFGKEVPMGRAGQPYEIAPSYVFLASTPDSSYITGQVIHPNGGTIVNG; the protein is encoded by the exons ATGGCCTCAGGAGGTCAGCACTTCCCTCCTCAGACCCAAGAGCGCCAACCCGGCAAGGAGCATATCATGGAACCCACGCCTCAGCCCATCAGTGACGAATATAAGCCCGCAAACAAGCTtcag GGGAAGGTAGCGCTTGTCACCGGAGGCGACTCTGGCATCGGGCGGGCGGTGTGCTACTGCTTCGCACAGGAGGGCGCGACCGTGGCGTTCACATATGTCAAGTCTCAGGAATTCAAAGATGCAAATGACACCCTCCAGATGCTGAGGCAGATCAAGAAGCACGACGCCAAGGATCCCATTGCGATCCCAGCCGACCTCGGGTACGAGGAGAACTGCAGGAAGGTCGTCGAGGAAGTGGTCAACGCGTATGGGCGTATCGACATCTTGGTCAACAATGCGGCCGAGCAGCACGAGCGGTCCTGCATCACTGACATCACCGAGGAGCAGCTCGAGAAGGTCTTCAGGACGAACATCTTCTCTTATATGCACGTTTCCAA GTTTGTGGTGAAGCAAATGAAGGCAGGAGGCTGCATCATCAACACGACGTCCGTCAACGCCTACAAGGGCCATAAAACGCTGCTGGACTACACGTCGACGAAGGGGGCGATCGTCGCCTTCACCAGGGCGCTGGCGCTGCAACTGGCGGACAAGGGGATTCGCGTGAACGGGGTGGCACCGGGGCCGGTGTGGACGCCGCTGATACCGGCTTCCTTCCCGGAGGAGGCGGTGGCCAACTTTGGGAAGGAGGTGCCGATGGGCAGAGCCGGGCAACCCTACGAGATTGCGCCGTCCTACGTCTTCCTTGCATCGACGCCAGACTCATCTTACATCACTGGGCAAGTCATCCATCCTAACG GCGGCACTATAGTGAATGGCTGA